A stretch of the Neodiprion lecontei isolate iyNeoLeco1 chromosome 4, iyNeoLeco1.1, whole genome shotgun sequence genome encodes the following:
- the LOC107218748 gene encoding protein phtf isoform X1: MHILNKLSEVELTGSAVCLKRKASLNFCIMGLNDLMFWYQKKIGTYDKQQWEKTLEQRFINHFIWIPVARANFKTNLIDVDLVRGSSFPKAKPEHGLCTVAYLAVQRLLFLPLHKSWWVQQTSPRIFLLFLLLYCLQIFNIGVYYYYYSVKDSSEPEIVSAFEVLIPAGMMLILCMVHSQIVSTSSGRATANSEHSAKPNRSKRRRCHVNKKRTHHNPLAQEAKYYHYRGPKEASTAVGGISSSVRFAKSVIIPEPSIVSPIQQLSNDARGPEEKDTAPDANFLHAHDGPVDGSLPTNKPVVNDANGKAHPELIKIQQYIHQDDDGFESLNGNVSSEIGEITADQLATRIECDERKEKNEEKRCCAGKCKNWYQGVINDGGQHQDDTHQCKSSVNIAQSKKRNYLDNGRQQMKDPTSEVSATFVKYDKQCESEEEGECEDAATQHLTEATTSATEWMGVTTNSDEECSYSSELEESESDVGVNVNPGESLENPFSWEFEIPKFKRIPSWSAPDSVSCTIWKNGHLGKVELSVLEIASLITYRVEAIRESMDYFYCGLVFSIILSFIPSMWRLSDQIRKDPVGNITGTLVLGDLSQVILDTYPDTLCRIIDIAFGTTLWERTVILISFFERLTLSCLLFFLVAVAERTYKQRLLCAKLFSHLTSSRQARQSELPHFRLNKVRNIKTWLSVRSYLKRRGPQRSVNMIVSAVLLLTLLLLSFISLEYIKDSESLHSQYTVEALCWSCALGIFILRFMMLGTKIDRKYRNISILLTEQINLYLQIEQKPQNKDELMVANSVLKLAADLLKELESSFKVSGLHANPYMYTITKVVILSALSGVLSELLGFKLKLHKIKIK; the protein is encoded by the exons ATGcatatattaaataaactgtCAGAGGTCGAGTTGACAGGTTCTGCTGTTTGTCTTAAACGTAAAGCATCGCTGAATTTCTGCATTATGGGCCTCAACGATCTTATGTTCTG gtatcagaaaaaaattggaacttATGATAAACAGCAGTGGGAGAAAACCTTGGAGCAGCGATTCATAAACCATTTTATATGGATTCCTGTCGCCAGAGCAAACTTCAAGACGAACTTGATAGATGTTGATCTAGTGAGAG GGTCGTCGTTTCCCAAAGCAAAACCCGAACACGGATTATGCACTGTTGCTTATCTTGCTGTCCAAAGGCTCCTGTTCCTCCCATTGCACAAATCTTGGTGGGTGCAGCAGACCAGTCcacgaatatttttactcttcttACTCCTTTACTGCCTGCAAATATTTAACATCGGCGTctactattactactactCAGTGAAGGACAGCAGCGAGCCTGAA ATTGTATCAGCCTTTGAAGTCCTGATTCCAGCCGGTATGATGCTGATACTGTGCATGGTGCACTCTCAGATAGTTTCCACCAGCTCTGGGCGAGCCACAGCCAACAGTGAACACAGTGCCAAACCGAATAGATCGAAGCGCCGGAGATGCCACGTGAACAAAAAAAGGACACATCACAATCCAC TTGCTCAGGAGGCCAAGTATTACCATTATAGAGGCCCTAAAGAAGCGAGTACTGCTGTTGGTGGAATTTCATCATCCGTTAGATTTGCCAAGAGCGTTATTATCCCAGAGCCCAGCATCGTATCTCCTATCCAG CAACTATCCAACGATGCTCGGGGaccagaagagaaagatacAGCACCCGATGCAAATTTTCTACATGCACATGACGGTCCTGTTGATGGTTCTTTACCTACCAACAAACCAG TGGTGAATGACGCTAATGGTAAGGCACATCCTGAACTGATTAAAATTCAACAATATATTCATCAAGATGACGATGGGTTTGAGAGCTTAAATGGAAATGTTTCGAGCGAAATCGGAGAGATTACTGCTGATCAGCTGGCGACTCGAATCGAATGTGATgaaagaaaggagaaaaatgaggaaaagcGATGCTGCGCTGGAAAATGTAAGAACTGGTACCAGGGTGTAATAAATGATGGGGGACAGCATCAAGACGACACGCATCAGTGCAAATCATCAG TGAACATAGCTCaatcaaaaaaaaggaattatTTGGATAATGGAAGACAGCAGATGAAAGATCCa ACAAGTGAAGTCTCAGCCACATTTGTCAAATATGATAAGCAGTGCGAAAGTGAAGAGGAAGGTGAGTGTGAAGATGCGGCCACACAACATCTCACGGAAGCTACAACATCGGCCACTGAATGGATGGGTGTCACCACAAACAGCGACGAAGAATGCAGCTACAG ttCCGAACTAGAGGAGTCAGAGTCAGATGTCGGGGTGAATGTCAACCCGGGAGAATCTTTGGAAAATCCATTCTCCTGGGAGTTTGAGATCCCAAAATTCAAGCGGATTCCTTCTTGGTCGGCACCAGACAGTG TATCGTGTACTATTTGGAAAAATGGACATTTGGGAAAAGTTGAACTGTCTGTTCTTGAAATAGCGTCCTTGATAACATACAGAGTCGAAGCCATACGAGAGAGTATGGACTACTTTTACTGTGGTCTTGTATTTTCCATAATACTTTCTTTCATACCATCGATGTGGCGGCTGAGTGATCAAATAAGAAAAGACCCCGTCGGTAACATAACAGGGACCCTAGTTCTCGGGGATTTGTCACAGGTCATTTTGGACACGTATCCAGATACCCTGTGTCGAATTATTGATATAGCATTTGGAACTACACTCTG GGAGCGCACGGTTATCCTCATATCTTTTTTCGAGAGATTGACGCTTTCTTGCCTCCTTTTCTTCCTGGTTGCTGTGGCGGAACGTACTTACAAGCAGCGTTTACTGTGTGCTAAATTATTTTCCCATCTAACGTCTTCGAGGCAAGCCAGGCAGTCGGAACTCCCCCATTTTCGACTCAACAAAGTTAGGAATATTAAGACGTGGTTGAGCGTCAGATCCTACTTGAAG AGGAGGGGACCCCAACGTTCCGTCAACATGATAGTGTCTGCTGTTCTACTTCTCACATTGCTCTTGCTGTCATTCATAAGCTTAGAGTATATAAAG GATTCAGAAAGTCTACATTCACAATATACCGTCGAAGCGCTCTGCTGGAGTTGTGCTCTCGGAATATTTATCCTCCGTTTCATGATGCTCGGTACAAAGATAGACAGAAAGTACAGAAACATTTCGATTCTGCTGACAGAACAG ATCAATCTTTACCTACAAATTGAGCAGAAACCGCAAAACAAGGACGAACTTATGGTCGCTAACAGCGTGCTGAAGCTGGCTGCAGATTTACTGAAG GAATTAGAAAGCTCTTTCAAAGTGTCCGGTCTCCACGCAAATCCCTACATGTATACCATCACCAAGGTGGTCATACTTTCTGCGCTCTCGGGAGTTCTGTCGGAGCTTCTTGGATTCAAACTTAAGCTACACAAGATCAAGatcaaataa
- the LOC107218748 gene encoding protein phtf isoform X3, whose translation MHILNKLSEVELTGSAVCLKRKASLNFCIMGLNDLMFWYQKKIGTYDKQQWEKTLEQRFINHFIWIPVARANFKTNLIDVDLVRGSSFPKAKPEHGLCTVAYLAVQRLLFLPLHKSWWVQQTSPRIFLLFLLLYCLQIFNIGVYYYYYSVKDSSEPEIVSAFEVLIPAGMMLILCMVHSQIVSTSSGRATANSEHSAKPNRSKRRRCHVNKKRTHHNPLAQEAKYYHYRGPKEASTAVGGISSSVRFAKSVIIPEPSIVSPIQQLSNDARGPEEKDTAPDANFLHAHDGPVDGSLPTNKPVVNDANGKAHPELIKIQQYIHQDDDGFESLNGNVSSEIGEITADQLATRIECDERKEKNEEKRCCAGKCKNWYQGVINDGGQHQDDTHQCKSSVNIAQSKKRNYLDNGRQQMKDPTSEVSATFVKYDKQCESEEEGECEDAATQHLTEATTSATEWMGVTTNSDEECSYSSELEESESDVGVNVNPGESLENPFSWEFEIPKFKRIPSWSAPDSVSCTIWKNGHLGKVELSVLEIASLITYRVEAIRESMDYFYCGLVFSIILSFIPSMWRLSDQIRKDPVGNITGTLVLGDLSQVILDTYPDTLCRIIDIAFGTTLWERTVILISFFERLTLSCLLFFLVAVAERTYKQRLLCAKLFSHLTSSRQARQSELPHFRLNKVRNIKTWLSVRSYLKRRGPQRSVNMIVSAVLLLTLLLLSFISLEYIKDSESLHSQYTVEALCWSCALGIFILRFMMLGTKIDRKYRNISILLTEQAQANQIIWRCEDV comes from the exons ATGcatatattaaataaactgtCAGAGGTCGAGTTGACAGGTTCTGCTGTTTGTCTTAAACGTAAAGCATCGCTGAATTTCTGCATTATGGGCCTCAACGATCTTATGTTCTG gtatcagaaaaaaattggaacttATGATAAACAGCAGTGGGAGAAAACCTTGGAGCAGCGATTCATAAACCATTTTATATGGATTCCTGTCGCCAGAGCAAACTTCAAGACGAACTTGATAGATGTTGATCTAGTGAGAG GGTCGTCGTTTCCCAAAGCAAAACCCGAACACGGATTATGCACTGTTGCTTATCTTGCTGTCCAAAGGCTCCTGTTCCTCCCATTGCACAAATCTTGGTGGGTGCAGCAGACCAGTCcacgaatatttttactcttcttACTCCTTTACTGCCTGCAAATATTTAACATCGGCGTctactattactactactCAGTGAAGGACAGCAGCGAGCCTGAA ATTGTATCAGCCTTTGAAGTCCTGATTCCAGCCGGTATGATGCTGATACTGTGCATGGTGCACTCTCAGATAGTTTCCACCAGCTCTGGGCGAGCCACAGCCAACAGTGAACACAGTGCCAAACCGAATAGATCGAAGCGCCGGAGATGCCACGTGAACAAAAAAAGGACACATCACAATCCAC TTGCTCAGGAGGCCAAGTATTACCATTATAGAGGCCCTAAAGAAGCGAGTACTGCTGTTGGTGGAATTTCATCATCCGTTAGATTTGCCAAGAGCGTTATTATCCCAGAGCCCAGCATCGTATCTCCTATCCAG CAACTATCCAACGATGCTCGGGGaccagaagagaaagatacAGCACCCGATGCAAATTTTCTACATGCACATGACGGTCCTGTTGATGGTTCTTTACCTACCAACAAACCAG TGGTGAATGACGCTAATGGTAAGGCACATCCTGAACTGATTAAAATTCAACAATATATTCATCAAGATGACGATGGGTTTGAGAGCTTAAATGGAAATGTTTCGAGCGAAATCGGAGAGATTACTGCTGATCAGCTGGCGACTCGAATCGAATGTGATgaaagaaaggagaaaaatgaggaaaagcGATGCTGCGCTGGAAAATGTAAGAACTGGTACCAGGGTGTAATAAATGATGGGGGACAGCATCAAGACGACACGCATCAGTGCAAATCATCAG TGAACATAGCTCaatcaaaaaaaaggaattatTTGGATAATGGAAGACAGCAGATGAAAGATCCa ACAAGTGAAGTCTCAGCCACATTTGTCAAATATGATAAGCAGTGCGAAAGTGAAGAGGAAGGTGAGTGTGAAGATGCGGCCACACAACATCTCACGGAAGCTACAACATCGGCCACTGAATGGATGGGTGTCACCACAAACAGCGACGAAGAATGCAGCTACAG ttCCGAACTAGAGGAGTCAGAGTCAGATGTCGGGGTGAATGTCAACCCGGGAGAATCTTTGGAAAATCCATTCTCCTGGGAGTTTGAGATCCCAAAATTCAAGCGGATTCCTTCTTGGTCGGCACCAGACAGTG TATCGTGTACTATTTGGAAAAATGGACATTTGGGAAAAGTTGAACTGTCTGTTCTTGAAATAGCGTCCTTGATAACATACAGAGTCGAAGCCATACGAGAGAGTATGGACTACTTTTACTGTGGTCTTGTATTTTCCATAATACTTTCTTTCATACCATCGATGTGGCGGCTGAGTGATCAAATAAGAAAAGACCCCGTCGGTAACATAACAGGGACCCTAGTTCTCGGGGATTTGTCACAGGTCATTTTGGACACGTATCCAGATACCCTGTGTCGAATTATTGATATAGCATTTGGAACTACACTCTG GGAGCGCACGGTTATCCTCATATCTTTTTTCGAGAGATTGACGCTTTCTTGCCTCCTTTTCTTCCTGGTTGCTGTGGCGGAACGTACTTACAAGCAGCGTTTACTGTGTGCTAAATTATTTTCCCATCTAACGTCTTCGAGGCAAGCCAGGCAGTCGGAACTCCCCCATTTTCGACTCAACAAAGTTAGGAATATTAAGACGTGGTTGAGCGTCAGATCCTACTTGAAG AGGAGGGGACCCCAACGTTCCGTCAACATGATAGTGTCTGCTGTTCTACTTCTCACATTGCTCTTGCTGTCATTCATAAGCTTAGAGTATATAAAG GATTCAGAAAGTCTACATTCACAATATACCGTCGAAGCGCTCTGCTGGAGTTGTGCTCTCGGAATATTTATCCTCCGTTTCATGATGCTCGGTACAAAGATAGACAGAAAGTACAGAAACATTTCGATTCTGCTGACAGAACAG GCTCAGGCCAACCAAATTATCTGGCGTTGTGAAGACGTATAA
- the LOC107218748 gene encoding protein phtf isoform X2: MHILNKLSEVELTGSAVCLKRKASLNFCIMGLNDLMFWYQKKIGTYDKQQWEKTLEQRFINHFIWIPVARANFKTNLIDVDLVRGSSFPKAKPEHGLCTVAYLAVQRLLFLPLHKSWWVQQTSPRIFLLFLLLYCLQIFNIGVYYYYYSVKDSSEPEIVSAFEVLIPAGMMLILCMVHSQIVSTSSGRATANSEHSAKPNRSKRRRCHVNKKRTHHNPLAQEAKYYHYRGPKEASTAVGGISSSVRFAKSVIIPEPSIVSPIQQLSNDARGPEEKDTAPDANFLHAHDGPVDGSLPTNKPVVNDANGKAHPELIKIQQYIHQDDDGFESLNGNVSSEIGEITADQLATRIECDERKEKNEEKRCCAGKCKNWYQGVINDGGQHQDDTHQCKSSVNIAQSKKRNYLDNGRQQMKDPTSEVSATFVKYDKQCESEEEGECEDAATQHLTEATTSATEWMGVTTNSDEECSYSSELEESESDVGVNVNPGESLENPFSWEFEIPKFKRIPSWSAPDSVSCTIWKNGHLGKVELSVLEIASLITYRVEAIRESMDYFYCGLVFSIILSFIPSMWRLSDQIRKDPVGNITGTLVLGDLSQVILDTYPDTLCRIIDIAFGTTLWERTVILISFFERLTLSCLLFFLVAVAERTYKQRLLCAKLFSHLTSSRQARQSELPHFRLNKVRNIKTWLSVRSYLKRRGPQRSVNMIVSAVLLLTLLLLSFISLEYIKINLYLQIEQKPQNKDELMVANSVLKLAADLLKELESSFKVSGLHANPYMYTITKVVILSALSGVLSELLGFKLKLHKIKIK; this comes from the exons ATGcatatattaaataaactgtCAGAGGTCGAGTTGACAGGTTCTGCTGTTTGTCTTAAACGTAAAGCATCGCTGAATTTCTGCATTATGGGCCTCAACGATCTTATGTTCTG gtatcagaaaaaaattggaacttATGATAAACAGCAGTGGGAGAAAACCTTGGAGCAGCGATTCATAAACCATTTTATATGGATTCCTGTCGCCAGAGCAAACTTCAAGACGAACTTGATAGATGTTGATCTAGTGAGAG GGTCGTCGTTTCCCAAAGCAAAACCCGAACACGGATTATGCACTGTTGCTTATCTTGCTGTCCAAAGGCTCCTGTTCCTCCCATTGCACAAATCTTGGTGGGTGCAGCAGACCAGTCcacgaatatttttactcttcttACTCCTTTACTGCCTGCAAATATTTAACATCGGCGTctactattactactactCAGTGAAGGACAGCAGCGAGCCTGAA ATTGTATCAGCCTTTGAAGTCCTGATTCCAGCCGGTATGATGCTGATACTGTGCATGGTGCACTCTCAGATAGTTTCCACCAGCTCTGGGCGAGCCACAGCCAACAGTGAACACAGTGCCAAACCGAATAGATCGAAGCGCCGGAGATGCCACGTGAACAAAAAAAGGACACATCACAATCCAC TTGCTCAGGAGGCCAAGTATTACCATTATAGAGGCCCTAAAGAAGCGAGTACTGCTGTTGGTGGAATTTCATCATCCGTTAGATTTGCCAAGAGCGTTATTATCCCAGAGCCCAGCATCGTATCTCCTATCCAG CAACTATCCAACGATGCTCGGGGaccagaagagaaagatacAGCACCCGATGCAAATTTTCTACATGCACATGACGGTCCTGTTGATGGTTCTTTACCTACCAACAAACCAG TGGTGAATGACGCTAATGGTAAGGCACATCCTGAACTGATTAAAATTCAACAATATATTCATCAAGATGACGATGGGTTTGAGAGCTTAAATGGAAATGTTTCGAGCGAAATCGGAGAGATTACTGCTGATCAGCTGGCGACTCGAATCGAATGTGATgaaagaaaggagaaaaatgaggaaaagcGATGCTGCGCTGGAAAATGTAAGAACTGGTACCAGGGTGTAATAAATGATGGGGGACAGCATCAAGACGACACGCATCAGTGCAAATCATCAG TGAACATAGCTCaatcaaaaaaaaggaattatTTGGATAATGGAAGACAGCAGATGAAAGATCCa ACAAGTGAAGTCTCAGCCACATTTGTCAAATATGATAAGCAGTGCGAAAGTGAAGAGGAAGGTGAGTGTGAAGATGCGGCCACACAACATCTCACGGAAGCTACAACATCGGCCACTGAATGGATGGGTGTCACCACAAACAGCGACGAAGAATGCAGCTACAG ttCCGAACTAGAGGAGTCAGAGTCAGATGTCGGGGTGAATGTCAACCCGGGAGAATCTTTGGAAAATCCATTCTCCTGGGAGTTTGAGATCCCAAAATTCAAGCGGATTCCTTCTTGGTCGGCACCAGACAGTG TATCGTGTACTATTTGGAAAAATGGACATTTGGGAAAAGTTGAACTGTCTGTTCTTGAAATAGCGTCCTTGATAACATACAGAGTCGAAGCCATACGAGAGAGTATGGACTACTTTTACTGTGGTCTTGTATTTTCCATAATACTTTCTTTCATACCATCGATGTGGCGGCTGAGTGATCAAATAAGAAAAGACCCCGTCGGTAACATAACAGGGACCCTAGTTCTCGGGGATTTGTCACAGGTCATTTTGGACACGTATCCAGATACCCTGTGTCGAATTATTGATATAGCATTTGGAACTACACTCTG GGAGCGCACGGTTATCCTCATATCTTTTTTCGAGAGATTGACGCTTTCTTGCCTCCTTTTCTTCCTGGTTGCTGTGGCGGAACGTACTTACAAGCAGCGTTTACTGTGTGCTAAATTATTTTCCCATCTAACGTCTTCGAGGCAAGCCAGGCAGTCGGAACTCCCCCATTTTCGACTCAACAAAGTTAGGAATATTAAGACGTGGTTGAGCGTCAGATCCTACTTGAAG AGGAGGGGACCCCAACGTTCCGTCAACATGATAGTGTCTGCTGTTCTACTTCTCACATTGCTCTTGCTGTCATTCATAAGCTTAGAGTATATAAAG ATCAATCTTTACCTACAAATTGAGCAGAAACCGCAAAACAAGGACGAACTTATGGTCGCTAACAGCGTGCTGAAGCTGGCTGCAGATTTACTGAAG GAATTAGAAAGCTCTTTCAAAGTGTCCGGTCTCCACGCAAATCCCTACATGTATACCATCACCAAGGTGGTCATACTTTCTGCGCTCTCGGGAGTTCTGTCGGAGCTTCTTGGATTCAAACTTAAGCTACACAAGATCAAGatcaaataa